AACGCCGTAGAGGGTGGCGCGGCCCTGCCCCGGGGTCTCCACGATCACCAGCGCCTGGAGATTCTGGGGATGGGCGGCCACGGCGGCAGCGACGGGATCGCCGTCGATGGCTACCACGTAGTCGGCCGCCGCGGCGGGAGCCTCCAGGGCCTGCTCCCACTCCGGATGCAGGCTCTCGTTGACCGTGCGACGCATGGGGATGCCGGCGGTCTGCAGCGCTCCCGGGTGGCCGCCGGTGAACATCAGGATGCGCGCGGTGGCGGGTAGGTGGGATAGTTCCCGGGCCAGCGCGCCCTCGAAAGCAACGCGGGTGACGGAGTTGACCTGGGCTTCCTTCTGGCAGATGGGCGTACCGCGCCAGGCCGCGAGGCTGCTTCCGGCGATCAACAGCAGGCCGCCGGCGATGGCGGCCACACGGAGGCGCGGCAGCGAGGCCACCTGCTCGATCCCTATCGCGAAAAAGACCGCCACCGCCGGCAGCAGTTGCAATCCGTAACGCAGGTTGTAGTAGCCGAACGGCCACCACATGGGCACGTAGAGCGGCACGCTGCCATAGGCGATGGCCAGCGCGTAGAACGGAAAGGGCAGCCAGAGCAGCAGCCAGGGCCAGCGCTCCCGGAACCGGACGACCATGAGCAGCATGCCCGCCAGCGCGGCCCCGAGCAGCAACCACTGCCATCTCCCTTCCCCGCCCAGGTTGAGCGCCACCGACTTGAGGAAGAAGAGCCCGGCCACGGCGGGACTGTGTTCGGCGGGATAGTGGAAGCCCGCCGGCACGGAACGCTCGGCGATGGCTTTGGCGGAGTAGGGCCCGCGGGCAAAGTCCAGGGGATCGCCCCAGCGCACGGAGTTGTAGGTCAGCCAGAACAGCGGCACGAGTGCGCAAAGGAGACCGAACTGCACCCAGGCGCGGCGCAGGAGCTTGCGCTGACCCGCGGCCGCGCTACCGCGCAATACCGCGATCGCGGCAATCAGCCCGGCAGCACAGGTGACGACCCAGGCGTCGTAGCGGGTGAGCATGGCGGCGGCCAACAGCAGGGCGCAGCGACGCAGCGCGCGCGCGGCCTTTTCCGCATCCTGTTGCCGCTCACGCACGAAGTCGTCGAGATAGGCCACAGCCCAGATGAAGAGCGCCAAGTAGAGCGGTTCGGTCATGGCGGTGGACTGCAGGTAGAGCAGGTTGGCATTCAACCCAAACGCCGCGGCGGCCAGCCACGCCGCCGGGCGCGAGGCCCGCGCCCGCACCAGGCGGAAGATGCCCACTGCCCCGGCCACGTAGGCGACCATCGAGGGGATCGAGCCGCCCACGCCCGACTGCCACCAGTCGTCCGGAACCACGAAGGGCAGGATGAGCAAGTGCGGCAGGGGCAGCCACACCGTCCCCAGATGCAACAGGCTGGGCTTCACCGAATCGAAGACGCGGCGGGCGATGGCGATATGGGCCACGGCGTCGCCGTAGAGCAGGATCTGGCCGTGGCGGTAGAAGTAGAGGAACGACATCAGAGAAGCCCCGGCGGCCGCGAAGGCCAGGCGGAGCCATTCGCGCGCGCCCTCGGGTCTCATTCCAGGTGGGTGAGTTCGCGGAAGAGCTGGAAGCGGGCGTCGATCTCGGCGCGGGTGAGCATGCGCAGGCGCTCGGTGCCGAAGCGCTCCACGGCGAACGAGCCCATCACCCCGCCGTAGAACATGGCGCGCTTCAGGACCTCGCGGTTGATCTCGCCCTGGGAAGCGATGTAACCCATGAAGCCTCCGGCGAAGGAATCGCCGGCGCCGGTGGGATCGAGCACCTCGTCCAGGGGCAGGGCGGGAGCGCGGAAGGGATGGCGGCCGATGCCCCAGGCGCCCTCGCGGAAGAAGATGGTGGCGCCGTACTCGCCGTGCTTGATGACCAGCGCCTTGGGTCCCTTGGCCAGGATGCGGTGGGCGGCGCGCGGCAGGTTAGGATCGCCGGCCAGCAGCTTGGCTTCGCCGTCGTTGATGAGCAGGACGTCGATCAGGCGCAGGATGGCGGCCAGCTCTTTGGGCTTGCCCTGGATCCAGAAGTTCATGGTGTCGCCGCCGACCAGGCGGGCGCCGTCCATCTGTCGGCGCACGCCGGCCTGCAGCACGGGATCGATGTTAGCCAGGAAGAGATACTCCGATTCCTTGTACTCGGCCGGGATCTGCGGCCGGAAGCTCTCGAAGACGTTGAGCTCGGTCAGGCGGGTCTTGGCTTCGTTGAGGTTGTCGCCGTACTCGCCCGACCAGTGGAAGGTCTTGCCCGGGGCGCGCTGGATGCCCTCGGTGCGCACCCCGCGGTTGAGCAGGATCTCCTCGTGCTCCAGGGCGAAGTCCTCGCCCACCACCCCCACCACCCGCACCTCGGTGAAGTAGCTGGCAGCCAGGGAGAAGTAGGTGGCCGAGCCGCCCAGCAGCTTCTGCCTGCTGCCGAAGGGAGTGGTGATGTCGTCGAAGGCGATGGAGCCGACCGCCAGGATGGCCATCGCTTACTTGCCTCCCTTGGCCGCACGCAGGTACTTGCCGAGGATGAGCGCCAGCTTCTTGCGGGTGCGGGCGGGAATCTTATCGCGCTGGGTGAGGATGGCGGTAGCCAGCGCGGAGCCGCACTTGCAGCCGCGCTGCTTGGGCAGGGCCGCGACCGCGGCGCGGATCACTTTGCCGGCGTTGTCGGCGTTCTGGTTGAGCACGGCCACGACCTGCTCCACCGTGACCGACTCGTGGCCGGGATGCCAGCAGTCGTAGTCGGTGACCATGGCGACGGTGGCGTAGCAGATCTCGGCCTCGCGCGCCAGCTTGGCTTCCTGCAGGTTGGTCATGCCGATCACGTCCATCCCCCAGGAGCGGTAGACGTTGGACTCCGCCTTGGTGGAGAACTGCGGCCCTTCCATGCAGACGTAGCTGCCGCCGCGCTTGCCCACCACACCCACCTTGCGGCAGGCCTGTTCCAGGGCGCGCGCCACCTCGGCGCAGACGGGGTCGGCGAAGGCCACGTGAGCGACGACGCCTTCGCCGAAGAAGGTGGAGACGCGCTTGCTGGTGCGGTCGAAGAACTGGTCGGGGATGACGAAGTCGGTGGGCTTGTGCTCTTCCTTGAGCGAGCCCACCGCCGAGACCGAGAGGATGCGGGTCACGCCCAGCTTGCGGAAGCCGTAGATGTTGGCGCGGAAGTTGAGTTCGCTGGGCAGGATGCGGTGGCCGCGGGCGTGGCGCGCCAGGAAGGCGACCTGGCGGCCTTCCAGCGCGCCCAGCACGTAGGCGTCGGAGGGGTCTCCGAAGGGTGTCTTGATCCTGACCTCGCGGACCTTGCTGAGCCCCGGCATGGCGTAGAGGCCGCTGCCGCCGATGATGCCGATCTCTGCCTGTGGCAAGCGTTCCCTCCTCGAAACCAAGGCCGCGATTATACCGAACGAAGTTGCCGGGGCGGAGGACGGCCGGGCCAGCCGGATCAGGGCTGCTTGCCGAGGGCGGGCTCCGGGCCCTCGCCGCTGCGCTCCAGGACGGCATCGCGGAGGCGGGCCGCGGTGTCGGGATCGAAACTCTCCATCACCAGCACGGTCTCGCCCCAGGACTCGACGAAGACCGGGCCTTCGTCGGTCCGCCACTCGGTGTGATTGGCGACGCGCTCGGCGAAGTTCTGCGGGTTGGGGTTCCTGGGGGCGCGCTGCACCCCGGGGTAGCGCTGGGGCAGCATGGCGGCATAGGCGTGGGCGAATTTTTCCGCGCTCTCGCTGGAGTCCCAGCGGGATACGTAGAGCAGCGCCAGGGAGGCGGGCGGCAGGGCCTGCTTCCGCAGGGCGGCGCCGTCCGCCGCCTTGCCCGGCAGGGCCTCCGGCCGCACCACGGCGTAGTAGTAGCCGCCGCGCCAGTGGGGGCTGATCTTGCCGGCCGCCTTCTCGCCCGCGAACTGCTCCAGCAGGACCTTCACGTCGAACTCGCCCATCGCGCCCACATCGTAGCGGGGATAACGCGTCCCCAGGAGCTTGGCCAAGGGTGGCAAGCGCAGGGGCGCCAGGTGCTCGCCCGCCAGGTAGACCTTGGGCTCCATGATCTCGCGGGTGGTGCTGGGAGGGTGCTGGAGCAGGCCCAGGAAAGCGTCTTCCTTTCCCTTCTCGATCATCACGTCGCGCACGAAATCGAGCCCGTAGCGGTAGGGGAAGATGAGCATCTCCTTGATGTAACGGGGCGAGTTGCTGAAGACGGGGAAGTTGCTGCTCTGCAGCATGCCCTGCTCGAAGGTGTTGACGTAATCCTGGGCGGTGGCGACGGTGCGGCCGCCGGGCTGCAGCAGGTAATCGAGCATGACCACAGTGGCCTGGCCTTCGGTGACGGCGGTGCGCGCCGTGGCCTGCTCGTCGGCGGCCAGGTCGGGGTCGAGATCGGGGGGATCGTCGGCGTTGGGGTCCTTGAGCCATTTCTCCAGCCCGACGGACTGGTCCTGCAGGGCGTGGGTGAGCTCGTGGGCGATCACCGGGCGCTGCACTTCGGGCGCGATCCAGTCGAGCATGTAGAAGGTCTGCTTCTTGGGATCGTAGTAGCCGGCCACTTGCTCGCGCATCAGCTCGACCATCAGCGCTTCCAGGTCGAGGTCGCGGGGGATGAGGCCGAACTTCTGCAGCACCGACTGGGCGCGCTTGAAGCGGCCGCTCTCCTTATCCTTGCGCATCTCGTCTTCGACGTAATGCTCCACCTGATCGCGGCTGGCCAGGGCGCGCTGGACGGGTTGGCGGACGGGCAGGCGGGTGTCGTCGCTGGCGAATCGCAGGATGGAATCCACCGAGTGGAAGAGGGCCTCGGCGTCCTGGCGAGAGAGGTGGCTTTCGCGGCGCTCGTTGTCGCGCTCGCGGGCGGCGGAATCGGTCTGGAGCTTGTTCTGCGGGGGAGCGGCGGGAGGAGCCGTGGCGGCCTGCTGGGCCGAGGCGGGGAGCCAGGCCAGCAGCAGCGCCAGCAGCCACGCTCCCAGCACGGTCCAGCGCCGCAGCAGGGATCGGAGGAACCCGGGGACCTGGGCCATATGGGTGCCTATCCTATCGCAGAAACCGCGAACTTTCGCGGCCGGGCAGGAGAAGCGGGCGCGGGGGCCGGGCACCTCCCGTACCTAGGCTGATTCCCCCGTTCTTTCGGATGTTGTGCCGGTTTCTTGGGTGTTTTACAGTCCGCGGGAGAGGCTGGATTTCTTCTCCACGCTGCGCGTGGCTGACCCCATCGGGAGGTGATCGATGAAGAGAGTGTTCGTGACCGCGATCCTGGCACTGGCTGCGGCCGGCGCCGCGCTGGCGCAGGAGGCCCCGCTGGCCGCCGCGCCCGCCCTTTCCCTGCCCACCGGCACCGGCATCAAGATGAAGCTGGAGACGCCGCTCTCCACCCGCAGCAGCAAGCCGGGGGACACCTTCGCCGGGCGCGTGACCGAGGCGGTGCTGCTCAACGGCAAGGCCGTGATCCCGGTGGGCGCGGCCGTGCAGGGCCGGGTGGTGCGGGTCACGGACCCGCGCCGCATCAAGGGCGTGCCCACCCTGGACCTGATGCCCGACCAGATCACCATGCCCGACGGCGCTCGCTACACCATCACCGCGGTGGTGGTGGACACCAACGCCGCCCACACCGGTGTCAACGAAGAAGGTGAGATCAAGGGTCCCGGGCACGACACGCGCGACCTGCTGGAGATGGGTGTGGGCACGGGCGCGGGAGTAGGCGTGGGCGCGGCGGTGGGAGGAGGCAAGGGGGCGCTGATCGGCGGACTGATCGGCGGGGGCGCCACCGTCATCCACTGGCTGACGCGACGGCATTCGGCCGACCTGCCCGCCGGCACCGAGATCGTGATGGAGCTGAACCGGCCGCTGGCCATGAGCCCGGCCACCGCCACCGGACAGTAGCGTTTCCGCGAGCCGGCCGCGCTCCTCACAGGCGCGTGGCCAGTTCGTCTTCGCTGAGCACGTCGAGTTCGATCCATCCCTCCAGCGGCAGCGCGTCGATGGGCAGGTGCTCGCGCCACAGACTGAAGCGCAGCCTCGCCTTGCCCCGCGGCGGCGCGGGGATCTGCGCCAGCGGCAATTGGAACTCCAGCACGCGGCGCAAGCGCACCAGCAACGCTGAGAGCTCGTCGCCCACAGGCTGCGAACCATCCTCCCCGCGGCCCAGTTTCCAGGCCGTGATGGCGCGGTCTTCCAGGGTGACATCCAGGCGCAGGTCCTGGGCCTGGGCGGCGTCCGGCGCCAGACCTTCCATGTGGACGACGACCTGGAGCTTGCCTCCCGGCACTTCGCCGGCAAAATCCAGCCGGCCGTAGAGGTTGCTCTCGTCGATGCCGGCATAGACGGCGTCCAGCACGAACTGCTTGCCGTGCATGGAGGAGGAGCGGCGGTCGGCGGTGTACATGGCCGCCCCGATCCAGTCGAAGTAGCCAGTGACGGCGCCGTCGATGCGGGGATGGATGAAGGCGGTCTGGGGGACGAAGTAGGGGCGCGCGGCTTCGGTGAGGATGGGTTGCGCCAGGGCGTCGGGCGGGGCCGCTCCCAGCGCCTGGTAGACGTTGGAGAGGTGCTTGCGGTAGAGCTCGTCGAAGTCGCGGTCGTTGGCGGAGTGGTGTTCGGGGCCGTACCACCAGTTCCAGTCGCTGCCTTCGGCGATGAGCAGTTCTTCGAAGGCCAACTGGCGGGCCGCCTCGGCGGCCTTGGGCGCCGCCTGGGCATAGAAGTCGCGGGCCTCGGAGAGGCAATCCCAGGCGCGGTTGTCTTCGGGAGCGCCGATCCAGACGTTGAAGTTGGCGTTGATCCAGGAGCCCGGCACCAGCCCGCTCAGCTTGCCGAACTCCTTCTGCCGGGCGATGGCCTCGGAGATGGTGAGCACCTCGACCTGCGGCTCATGGCTCAAGCCGTCGTAGAGACGCCGCAGAAATTCGCGCCCCGAGCGGGGATAGAACTCCCAGGCGTTCTCGCCGTCGAGAATGATGGAGACCACGGCATCTTGCCCTGACCGCAGAACCGGTTGCGCGGAATCCTTCAGGGACTGGATGAGGTGGGCGGCGGCCTCGCGCGCGGGCATCCCGGAGTACACGAAGCCGATCAGGTCCGAGAGCGCGTGGTCGCGGAAGACCAGGTGCAGGGCGCTCTCCTGTTTCTCGTAGCGGTAGATGGTGTAGAGCCTCTGCAGCGCGCCCGCCTCCAGACGGCCGCTGCGGTCGCGGTGCAGCGAGACCCCCAGCGAGCGCCCCAGCACGCCCTCGTCGGTGGCCATCCACTCCAGCCCCACCTTGTGGGCGATGGCCAACACCTCCTCCGAGACACTGCCCTCCGAGGGCCAGGCGCCGCGAGGCCGCCGCCCCAGGACCCGCTCATGCAGGCCGAGGCCGCGGCGCAACTGCTCCTCCGCGTCCTCGG
This window of the Terriglobales bacterium genome carries:
- the mtnP gene encoding S-methyl-5'-thioadenosine phosphorylase → MPQAEIGIIGGSGLYAMPGLSKVREVRIKTPFGDPSDAYVLGALEGRQVAFLARHARGHRILPSELNFRANIYGFRKLGVTRILSVSAVGSLKEEHKPTDFVIPDQFFDRTSKRVSTFFGEGVVAHVAFADPVCAEVARALEQACRKVGVVGKRGGSYVCMEGPQFSTKAESNVYRSWGMDVIGMTNLQEAKLAREAEICYATVAMVTDYDCWHPGHESVTVEQVVAVLNQNADNAGKVIRAAVAALPKQRGCKCGSALATAILTQRDKIPARTRKKLALILGKYLRAAKGGK
- a CDS encoding glycoside hydrolase family 57 protein — encoded protein: MPVLRVLFLWHMHQPYYKDLVSGEYRLPWVRLHALKDYYGMVKLLEEFPAIHQTFNLVPSLMAQLDDYVAGRARDPFFEVAAKPAADLTPEERRFALQYLFQANPANMIGRYPRYRDLWERFRGAGESPEKAEKFFQKQDYADLQVLSQLAWFDEFFLEDPEVAALVKKGHGFSLDDQRRTMAKEKEFLGRVLPEYKAAAERGSIEISTSPYYHPILPLLCDSDQGRVSSPGLHLPQQRFRHPEDAEEQLRRGLGLHERVLGRRPRGAWPSEGSVSEEVLAIAHKVGLEWMATDEGVLGRSLGVSLHRDRSGRLEAGALQRLYTIYRYEKQESALHLVFRDHALSDLIGFVYSGMPAREAAAHLIQSLKDSAQPVLRSGQDAVVSIILDGENAWEFYPRSGREFLRRLYDGLSHEPQVEVLTISEAIARQKEFGKLSGLVPGSWINANFNVWIGAPEDNRAWDCLSEARDFYAQAAPKAAEAARQLAFEELLIAEGSDWNWWYGPEHHSANDRDFDELYRKHLSNVYQALGAAPPDALAQPILTEAARPYFVPQTAFIHPRIDGAVTGYFDWIGAAMYTADRRSSSMHGKQFVLDAVYAGIDESNLYGRLDFAGEVPGGKLQVVVHMEGLAPDAAQAQDLRLDVTLEDRAITAWKLGRGEDGSQPVGDELSALLVRLRRVLEFQLPLAQIPAPPRGKARLRFSLWREHLPIDALPLEGWIELDVLSEDELATRL
- a CDS encoding PfkB family carbohydrate kinase, whose amino-acid sequence is MAILAVGSIAFDDITTPFGSRQKLLGGSATYFSLAASYFTEVRVVGVVGEDFALEHEEILLNRGVRTEGIQRAPGKTFHWSGEYGDNLNEAKTRLTELNVFESFRPQIPAEYKESEYLFLANIDPVLQAGVRRQMDGARLVGGDTMNFWIQGKPKELAAILRLIDVLLINDGEAKLLAGDPNLPRAAHRILAKGPKALVIKHGEYGATIFFREGAWGIGRHPFRAPALPLDEVLDPTGAGDSFAGGFMGYIASQGEINREVLKRAMFYGGVMGSFAVERFGTERLRMLTRAEIDARFQLFRELTHLE